One genomic segment of Kiritimatiella glycovorans includes these proteins:
- a CDS encoding phosphoglycerate kinase, with the protein MNKLSIRDLDLKGKRVLMRVDFNVPVKDGKVGDDTRIQAALPSITHALEQGASVVLMSHLGRPKGERNPEFTLKPAADRLGELLDAEVQFAPDCIGDEVKALVDGLEPGRVLVLENVRFYPEEEGKKSTPEEQREFARKLAAWGEVYVNDAFGTAHRRHASTAVVNEFFDRAAAGFLMEKEIEYLGGALANPEKPFVAVIGGAKISGKIDVITNLLDRVDAVLIGGGMAYTFYKAMGKPIGNSLVEEEKLELAKEILKRAESGGVKLMLPVDNVVADKFDAGANTKTVGDSIEEGWMALDIGPDTVRQYAEEIGGAKTVVWNGPMGCFEMEPFAEGTYAICRAVAGADCTSIIGGGDSVSAVRKSGMADRMSHVSTGGGASLEFMEGKELPGIAALSNK; encoded by the coding sequence ATGAACAAACTTTCGATCAGAGACCTGGACCTGAAGGGCAAGCGCGTGCTGATGCGCGTCGATTTCAACGTGCCCGTCAAGGACGGGAAGGTCGGGGACGATACCCGCATTCAGGCGGCGCTCCCGAGTATCACGCACGCCCTCGAACAGGGAGCGTCGGTTGTGCTGATGAGCCATCTCGGCCGTCCCAAGGGGGAACGGAATCCCGAGTTCACGCTCAAACCGGCCGCCGACCGGCTCGGCGAGCTGCTCGACGCCGAGGTGCAGTTCGCGCCCGACTGCATAGGGGACGAGGTCAAGGCCCTGGTCGACGGGCTCGAGCCGGGCCGGGTTCTCGTGCTCGAGAATGTCCGCTTCTACCCCGAAGAAGAGGGCAAGAAGTCCACCCCCGAAGAGCAGCGCGAATTCGCGCGCAAGCTGGCCGCCTGGGGCGAGGTCTACGTGAACGACGCCTTCGGCACCGCCCACCGCAGACACGCCTCGACCGCGGTCGTGAACGAATTCTTCGACCGCGCCGCGGCGGGCTTCCTGATGGAAAAGGAGATCGAGTACCTCGGGGGCGCGCTGGCGAATCCCGAAAAGCCGTTCGTCGCCGTGATCGGCGGGGCCAAGATCAGCGGCAAAATCGATGTGATCACCAACCTGCTCGACCGCGTGGACGCCGTACTGATCGGCGGCGGTATGGCCTATACCTTCTACAAGGCGATGGGCAAACCGATCGGAAATTCGCTCGTTGAAGAGGAGAAACTCGAACTGGCGAAAGAGATCCTGAAGCGGGCGGAAAGCGGGGGCGTCAAGCTCATGCTGCCGGTCGATAACGTGGTCGCCGACAAGTTCGACGCCGGGGCGAACACGAAGACGGTCGGCGATTCGATCGAGGAGGGCTGGATGGCCCTGGATATCGGCCCGGACACGGTCCGCCAGTACGCGGAAGAAATCGGCGGCGCGAAGACCGTCGTCTGGAACGGCCCGATGGGCTGTTTCGAGATGGAGCCCTTCGCCGAAGGCACGTATGCGATCTGCCGCGCGGTGGCCGGGGCCGACTGCACGAGCATTATCGGCGGCGGCGACAGCGTAAGCGCGGTCCGGAAGAGCGGCATGGCCGACCGGATGAGCCATGTCAGCACCGGCGGCG
- a CDS encoding 4-phosphoerythronate dehydrogenase — protein MNIVVAETVLLGEEAFSTLGEVQVVPDREIAPYHLKDADALIIRSKTRVHERLLAESPVRFVGTATAGFDHLDTRYLDRSEIAWCAAPGCNANSVAEYLVAALLELHHRHGIVLEGRSIGIVGVGEVGSRVAEKAEALGMRVLINDPPLEAMARTPDFSARVDPQRYGGFRPLDEVLARSEIVTLHVPLTDEKPWPTRGLARCPFFENMRPGSIFINTCRGEVVDPEALTCALDNGIVEYAVLDVWDPEPEIPLGLLERAELGTPHIAGYSWEGALNGTVACYHAACRFFERSACWPVVEFVPDPPQPRLELETRGRDREDVLAEAVRSVYDIARDDATLREYALPDDAQRGSCFDRLRREYDRRREFFNTRVRLRDDPPGLAGKLRGIGFKADPE, from the coding sequence ATGAATATCGTGGTCGCAGAAACCGTCCTGCTGGGCGAGGAGGCCTTCAGCACCCTGGGTGAGGTTCAGGTCGTGCCCGACCGCGAAATCGCCCCGTATCATCTCAAGGATGCGGACGCGCTCATTATCCGCTCCAAAACGCGGGTCCATGAACGGCTGCTCGCCGAGTCCCCGGTGCGTTTCGTAGGCACGGCGACGGCGGGATTTGATCATCTCGACACCCGCTACCTCGACCGCAGCGAGATCGCCTGGTGCGCCGCGCCGGGCTGCAACGCGAACAGCGTGGCCGAGTACCTCGTGGCCGCGCTGCTCGAACTCCATCACCGGCACGGGATCGTGCTCGAAGGACGGTCGATCGGAATCGTAGGGGTCGGTGAAGTGGGCAGCCGGGTCGCGGAAAAGGCCGAGGCGCTGGGCATGAGGGTCCTGATCAACGACCCGCCGCTGGAGGCCATGGCGCGGACGCCCGACTTCTCGGCCCGGGTGGATCCGCAGCGGTACGGCGGATTCCGTCCGCTCGACGAGGTGCTGGCCCGGTCGGAGATCGTCACGCTCCATGTCCCGCTCACGGACGAGAAACCCTGGCCGACCCGGGGGCTCGCCCGCTGTCCGTTCTTTGAAAACATGAGACCCGGCTCGATCTTCATCAATACCTGCCGCGGCGAGGTGGTCGATCCCGAGGCGCTGACCTGCGCCCTGGACAACGGGATCGTCGAATACGCGGTACTGGACGTCTGGGATCCCGAACCGGAGATCCCGCTCGGTCTGCTCGAACGCGCGGAGCTGGGCACGCCGCACATCGCGGGATACTCCTGGGAGGGCGCCCTCAACGGAACGGTCGCCTGTTACCACGCCGCCTGCCGCTTCTTCGAGCGCTCCGCCTGCTGGCCGGTGGTCGAATTCGTGCCCGATCCCCCGCAGCCGAGGCTGGAGCTGGAGACCCGGGGCCGGGATCGGGAGGACGTGCTCGCCGAAGCGGTGCGGAGCGTCTACGACATCGCACGCGACGACGCGACCCTGCGCGAGTATGCCCTGCCGGACGACGCCCAGCGGGGGTCCTGTTTCGACCGCCTGCGCCGCGAATACGACCGCCGGCGCGAGTTCTTTAACACCCGGGTCCGGCTGCGCGACGACCCCCCCGGCCTCGCCGGTAAACTGCGCGGCATCGGGTTCAAGGCGGATCCGGAGTGA